Within Fusarium fujikuroi IMI 58289 draft genome, chromosome FFUJ_chr08, the genomic segment TGGAGACATCAACTATAGCCTGCAAGTCCTCAATGACACGGAAAACTCTGCTGTGTTGTAGTCGACAGGCTGGCGGTACATGATTGGTTTCTGTGATATGCTTTTGGCACAATCTACATCACATTCCTTGGACCCCACGTCGCAGCGCAGTGACGGTGGCATCTCAGCCCTGTATCACTTCTAAATTACTACTTGCAAATGCCCTTGGCCGTCTGAACTTTATTGGATGCTTTGATTCGTGTTCAAGGGCTAGACCTTTTGCGTAGTTACTGTGGCTATGCCATGTAAACAGATACTGTCGTGTGACAATAAATCGACCACTTAACTGGGGCTTGTGCGGATGCAGGGTCAAGAGACGGCTTCTGAATGTCTCTGTTGGCGATGGGACTGAGACAATCTTCACAATAACGGTGCTCTCGATATACTAAGGGTTGCATGAATTGTATGAAATCCCATATGGGACGAGGAGGCAGCTCGGTTGTGCTGCAGAAGGCTTTGTTCAATCAAGAACCTCTTTTTGGCCGGAGCTCATACCAAGATTTAAGTACCTCTACAATGCCTTACAAATGGTTACCTTTGACCTCAATTTTATGTATTTTTGAGGCCATACATCCATGCTGCCTATCACGCCCAAGGGATGGCTTTACAGAGCGAGCTCCGTGGTCAAGTCCACATTTTCAAGAGGCTCAAGGTGTGTAACACAGAGACTATTGAAATGAAAAACGGAGCAAAAGCCCCTCGCTGGTGTAACCCGACGGAAATAACATGATCCATACTCCATCTTCATACCCAATGATATCTCGTTTGTGGATCACCTTTCAGCTGCGTAGTCCTGAATTTGTGTCCTCCCTTGCATGACACATTCAGCCTCATGCAGTCTTTTCTAGATCGGGCGACTCCAGGGGATCAGATCATATTTAGGAGTGAAACTCGTCATCGCCTCCATTGCACAGACGCGAAAGTCGATGCGTGGTCTGAGACATGATCGATCAGGATCGGAAGTCGAAAACGTTGAACTGTCATCATACTATCTCGGCAGATTTAACGATGGAGTTGAAACTAGGGTTAGCAGGGTTTCCCTGGCATTTCCGAGTCAAGTGTCTTGCAAAACAGGTCTACATCTCTGCGATAAGGGGGAAGCAAGCCAACGGCATAGAAGCCGAGATCACTCTTGGCAATATTCCAAATGGGCTGAAAGAATTCAGGTGAGCAGAAACAGAGTTAACATTACAGAGTAAGCaataagaaaaaaacaaaaacaaggtGGTCGTGCGTCATCCGGAATTCGAATCCGAGCCTCAACTTTTCTCAATGGAAGAGTTGAATCCTAACCCCTAGACCAATGACGCTTGATCATTTGATGAGTCAGCCTGACACCAAACCCATTCTATAATTACCAGAATCCGTGAAGCCTTATTCCTCATTTTGTGACGGATTGTGAACGGTATTACACACCTGCACATATGCCAATCTTGACGAGAGTAAAGTCCAgattttttctatatacgTAAATAAAGGGTGTATGCCCCTTCTATGCCGTTGAGCCCGAGTTCATGTTATACTTGTAATGCCATCCCTCACTCTTCATGTCCATCCTGATCTTATACGTCTCTTCCGCAACCCTCAAAAcatccaagtccaagtccacaatctccatcttctcctcgccaACCTCGATTCTCCCCAATGCTCCCAAGATCGGCATATTTACACAACTCAGTCCTCCAGCATTGCAAAACACAATCGCGGCCGTATTCTCAAACGCTCGTGCTGTGAGTGTACAATTCAGGAAGATGCGTTCAGAATCGGGGTTGAGACCGGCCCCCTCTTCGCCATTGTCATCCATAAACCAGTATGATGGTATGAGTATTATATCAGCGCCGTCGTTAACGAGCGCTTTGAAAGCTTCGGGGAATGCTAGATCCCAGCATATCACCATACCAGCGCGTACGGGTCTCCCATCGGCGTGTTTAAGCGGCGTGTCGAATGCAGTATGAGGCGTATGTGTCGAAGACGTTAAATGCGGGCGCTCAGGATGCCAgagattcttcttctgatAAGAGCCACAAATCTCGCCTGTTGCTGCGGCAAGGAAGTACGCCATGTTGCGGAGCTCCTCATCTTTAGAATCAGGAACCGAATGAACTTCGCAAATTGTGCCGGGaacgatgttgatgctgagctCTTTAGCTAGAGCTTGATATTTCGAGAGATATCCTGTTGATGCCTTGCTGGCCGATATGAATTCGGGATGCTCGGGGACCCATGACGTTAAGTGGAATTCAGGGAGAATCGCGATATCGCATCCCTTTGAGGCGGCTGAGCGGAGGTAACTTTCTGCCTTTGCAAAGTTTTCTTCGACAACGATGGCCTGATAATGTGTAAGTCAATGACATCAGTTACAGCAATACAGTTACAGTAATGACATGTAGAGACTAACCTTTGGCTCAAATTGAATTACAGCAACTTTATAGATAGGCGCCATTTTAATTGCAACGTTCTGTTGGTTACCAAGAGAAATCACTGTAAAAAGCGAACAGAAATGTCTTGCATATCTGGGGAAATGTACAAATGCAATGCGGAGCAGGTATAAAATATCGGCCGTCGGCGTGATGCGCAGCAATTCTCCACTGCTAGCATCGGGTATACATTTCTCTAAATGGCAAAGGCTTTGTCAATGATTATTCGTGACAGGCCAATCATTATCACGGATCGAGTTCCTTGCTTGGCCGTTCGCCACTTGCGTCAACTCTGTGAGTTCCTTGTGTATTGATTACCCGATATGGGTTTGGTCGCTGATTGACAGGTGTCACCTCCTGTGCACGTTTATGTCGCGCAATGCGAATGATTGCCCAAATGTGTTTTTGTTATATCCGCAGCGAATCACACTTCGCCAATGACAGGGATTTCCAAAGCTAAGGAAAACCGCTGAGGTTACCCCTCAGTATCTCACTTGGTACACCAGGTGGCGCAGGTCCAGAAGGTCCATCGAATGGACAGAACAAGACACTGCCCTCATCCGTATTCTGCTGTCCTAAAAGCGGCCCTTTTGCGATTCTCTCATCCATAAGATCCTGGACCTTGTCAACAGCAGATGCATCAATCCCAGTCTTCCGCAATTCATGCGCCATTTGTATGGCTGCAGATGCAGTAACAGGGTTCTCACGTCCAATCGTGATCATGAGATCCATAAGcgctgtcatcttcatctcgctGGTGCGATTCTGCGCCGACACATAATCTTCGAGAAACACATATGTCGCCATGTATGCTGCAAATGTAACGAGGGGTTTGCCGAACATGGCTGTCACGTCGGGCTGTGACGCGATGATGTTAAATATCGCGTCAGCAGAGGGGACGAGTCGCGCCTGGGTATTGGAAAGTACATCAGCCGAGAtgttgtgcttcttggcctggacGGCACCGACGCGATGGATACATATCGACGCGGTGTGAAGTTGGAGGTTTATATTGGTGGCTTCTTGGGTATGTGACCCGCGCAGCGTTTCGGGGAGCGTGATGAAGGCTGTGGAGAGACTTGTGTCGAGATCGCGATGACACTTCCAGAACTGACTGTTACTTATATCTGTTAGGTCGgaggcttgatgatcttggtaAGTATGGTCGAGACACTCATGGAAGAGATGAGTCGTCATGATGCGATATCCGAATGAGGAGCAGAGAGAGTTGTCACCGCCCAGAACTTGAGGCAGTGACGTTGAAGGTTCCTCCATGCCAAGTTGAAAGGCTTCGTCCGAGGCTGGCAATAATGTGCTGATCTGCAAGGCATCAGTCACGTATTGTCTCGGCCCTTATAGATCATACCTTGTTGACGTCCATCAGACTTGGCCAACCAGTAGTACCGCTCGTATGCTTATCAGAGCAAAATACAGCCCATAGTGTTCTTCgcctctcctcaagctcacaCCAGTCCTTGGGTTCCGGTAGCGTTGCATTTCGTCTCCAGTCATTCTTACCATCGAGCTGATGGAGGCCCAGAATCTGTGACAGACGCACAGACTTTGATGTACTCATCGATGATCTGGAGAACCACATATTTTGCACCTCGAAATGGGACATGAGGACGCAACATTGTGTGTGAGCCAGAGTGACGAAATATTCTCCCTCGCCCTGATGTTGTTAGTTGACGTCCGTCGTGCACAGTTAAGGTTGGCTGACCTTTtgctcatcagcttcaagataGTATCTCGCTCTTCGGTAAAAAGGATCTGCAAGATGTTTATGAGGCGGTGAAACAAGTGCAGCTCGCGCCATGATTATGTACTGAAGACACATGGGTGGTTGCATATGAGGTGGAAGATACAGCGATGCAAGATATCGCGAAGGGTGAATATACTGCGCATCGCAATGGACCTCTGTAAAAAAGACATTCGTCCTGCAAACTGTCAGATCCTTACTTTTATTCTTGATAATATGCGCTCACAACTCCTCAATAATTTCTTGTGGAGGAAGCTGTTCATATCTCCCCGTCTCAGTAAGTTGATTCTCCGACGGTTCAAAGGGTCTGAACGATTGATATCCCTCCTCCTGCGTCGCCTTGAGCCGATATTCGAGATCGACTACTCCCATCAGCATCGCTCAGAAGTTTTGCTACTTACTTACCCAATCGCGACTCGAGTTCTTTGACCCGTGGTCGTGTCGCTGTTATCACAGGCTTCTTGCGCGAAGAGGGATATTGGCATTTTGTGCCGGTGGCGGAACAGCGGCTGCATCCAGGGCTCGACCGATCGCACTTTAGTTTGCGGTACCGGCACTGATAGCACGAAAACGGCATGACCGTGTTCTCTGGAGGCttggatgaggacgaggccATTTTTTTTTAGAGTTGGCGACAACTTGGTAAAGTTATTTTTTGCAGTTGGAGGTTACGTGATGCTTTAGTTTAGTGATTATCCTTCGCCTCTGCTGTACGGTTTTGATACAGTGGGTCTCGTCGTTCGTGATTTGCTGTGCATCACTGATGACTGTATCGCGATAAGAGGATTTCCACTAACCTATACAACACCTCATCCAACAATAAGGGGAGAAATAAACAATCGAGCCAGCGACAGAAATACCGGAATAAAATATAATCCAAAGATCTCCTCTTAAAGTGTGAAAATGAGCAAAATGTTATGTATGCTCAAAATTAGTCTTTCTTGTTAAAAGATTTACAGCTCCCAAAGTTCAGGTTCTGCACAGAACCCAAGTCTGCATGATCCAGTTTACCAATCAATATGATCGTATGTTACGGTGGAAAGTTTGACTGGAGCACAAAACCTTGAAATTCGCAATGCAAGGCTTTCTCCTCGCCAAGTATAGATAAAAGGCATTTCCCCACCAAAGATCTCTCTCTCGTTTCTATCAACATTTCaacgcttcttcaacatgaaTGTTGCACTGACGCTGGAGACACTTCCAAGTGAAGTAATGATTTTGATTATGCAGTCAATTCCATCTCCGATAGATCTCCAATCCGCTATCAACGCATCGCCCGTCATGTTCCAGCATTACCTTGCCCACCGTTCGACCATAATGGCACCTGCCATCCATGGACTGAAAGCCTCGTATTCACCCATGGGCTCCGCAAATCATATGACCCTTGTTACAAGAACTCTCCCATATCGGTTGCTGGGAAAGCCTGTGGTTCGACAAGAGGCCCGTGATTTGTGGCGTTTTGGTCTGTTTCCTTCTGATCTTCCGTGCTACACGAACTGGGGGAATCACCTACCCTTGATCTGCGAGCTCTACCGCCagagagaagaggcagatCATTTAATCATAGAATATTCAAAGGAAGCATGGAAAAGATTGATATTGTGGAAAGCAGAGGTCGAGCCTCTAAGGCCTCCAGCTTCCAAGTGGCACCCCGATCTTGACAGACCATTGGTCCTTTCCGAACAAGAGACTTACGCCTTTGAGCGTGGCTTTTTTTTGTATGAATCTTGGCGGCTTGTCTCGTATGTTGATGATTACGATGAGGTAATTGATATCGGTGAACTCACAGATTATTATGTGCGCCCCTGGTACTATTTTGGTACTGGAATTCGAGGATTTCTTGATAGTAGCTATTTCTACTCGACGTTAGCGTTTGTCTTTGACAAGTTCAGAACGCTGGTACAACGAGTCTCACACCAGCTCCAGAAAGATCCCTCCAAGCCTCTGACATTGCTAAGCCCTGGGGATAATCCAACATCAGTGTTCTTACGCAGGACTGAGGACCGAGAAGTTAGATACATTGTGTCTCTTTGCACGCATGGCTACACCGTGCTGCAGAACTTGCAACagatgaaggaggaagagatgcaGAACTATGTGCTCTCAAGCTATTACGAGTTAGCAAAATCGAAAGCAAGGTTTCTCGCATCTCCCGAAGGTCCACTGAAACGCTATGTTTTCGAGGAAATAAGTTTCCGACTGAGACATATTTTTGGAGATATAGGAGGACTGAGTAATCCCTTGAGCCACGGCTGCTACTTTTGGGACTACAGTCGGGTGTATCTGGCTAGTGACCGAAGTGTCACTGCATAATGGAGGAATAGTGGCCTGCATCAAGTCTAAATGGTGCGGGCCACAAGAACTGAGATTTGGATAATAAACCCTAACGTTGTATATTTTTTGTCTGTATCTAAAATCATACTATCTCGACTGATGAGAGATCAGGTCGGGGGGACTATTGTATCTACGATATCTCTGACTTGTAGTAATTTTGCGATAGTCTAATAACTCCCATTCATGTTGATTTACACCCACAGCGCCTCTGAAAGTTATGATACATTCATATTACCATACTACATGACTCCATCCTTAGCTGCCACTTCAGAAGCAGACTTGCGCCCCCGAAGAACCACCGactctccttgatcttctttgGACGGCCTCAAAACTACCTCTTGCACAAGCACGCATTCAGATGTGCCGTCCGAAGCCATTTTGGTACCTTCTATGTCATCATTTTCAAAAGGAAGTTATACGATACCTTGATCCTCCAGTATTTCATCCAGAACGGAAATGTCACTAGCAATGATAGACGTGAGTGAGCTAATCACTTCGAACGTATGACAGGGATATCTATCCTGCCTAAGCCAGTCCCCAAGAATTCTTGGTAGGAATGAGAATAGTTTCTCCATTTCGTCTTTCGACACATATATGGTGAAATCGAGGTCGTCATCAGATACAAACGCAGTGGTAGGTTGGGGCGCCGACCGAATTGCCTTATCATCTTGAACAATTTCCATTTCAGAAAAGATACCACAGACTTCAACAACACGTATGGTCTTGAGCCGCTGGAATAGGCACGTAGGATCACCATAAGTTGCAAAGATATTGAAGGTGTCAGCAACTCTAGCAAGAACACAGTTAGTAAAAAGGCCAAAGGCCAAATGACCAAGCTTACCGAGTGATATAATGTGCTTTACGTCGCAGATCCCGTGAATATGGCTCGTTTAAAACTGAAGGGCCGTCTGGGGTTCTGGTGACCCATTCTGTTACGCACAATGAGAGGCGCCGATCTGCGATCTCGAGCCATTCGAAAAAGGGCCATAAGTGCCGCACCTCATCCAGACCAAAATTCAATatcttgatgctgttgtCCAGTAGCATTGCGAGTCGTATCCGGTCGGCAATGGCAAAATCTGTATCCACAGAGCAAAGTACAACAGTCCCATCAGGATGTCTAACAGGGAGGATCTTTTTCGTTTGAAGTGGTTTGGCAGGAATCTGAGGAACGCATTCACCAAATTCTTTCCCAAATTTCAGTATGATTTCCTTTATAAGATCAGGATTGTCTGACGTCTCGTTAAGCAGGGAATCGTATGCTGACGCGCAGACACCCAACTTGACCACAAAGAACTCCCTCAGATCAGGATAGCAATCCTTGAGACTTCTATTCAAGCCAGTTGTATCTGCGTCGGACCAAAAGCAGCCAGAGGCACTAAACCATGAGAAACGGTCGTTTTGCTCTAAGTATATGAGCCAAGACTTTCTGAACTCCAATCTGATTCTTAGTTAGTCATTGACCTCagcggaggaagagaaagtttGGGTGCTCACAGTATGTCTTGGGATAAGGTCATCTTATCTAAATATTTGTAAATACTTGACACGCGGACAAGGTCTTCGCAGCCCTCGTCTCGTAGCGTAGATAGCTCTTGTACCAAGTCTTCAGCTGCAGCATCTTGAATGTGAAGGCCATTTTGGAACAGATCGGCGACAATCTTGAAGTCGTGCTTATCGTGGATCATCTTCTCATAAAGTACCTTGAGGGAATGCGCTGAAACCATATCCGCCGGTGCCGCCCACAGGCAACTGGACGAGCTTATCCAGGTTGGTCCACTCTCATCAATATATAAGATGCCACAATCATCGAAGAACTCCCTATCAAGATGTTAATGCGAATAGACGACTGCAAAAGGAAACTTACAATGCTTGGCTCTTCTCTTCGCTTTTCAATAAAGAGAACATCTTACCAATATCAACATACATTTGGAAGATTCTCTCGATCTGCCGAGATGATAATGATGTGCCTGAGTGACGCCAAACACACTTTAAAACGTTTACCACAAAAATCATATCACGATCCCTTCTTACGCCAAAATGTGTGGTCAAAAATTCCCATTTGTTCACGAGCTTATGGATAGTACTTTCCTCTTTGTTAAGCTTTAAGAACGGGAAATTACCTGGGTGCTCCATGCATGCCTTCAGGTAGCTTTTGAGGTGTGGAAATGGCAACCATGTCTCTTGCAGCTCCACTGGAAACTGTACGCCACATAGGGCCTGTGCAGAACAGCCCTTAATCTTTGACAATACGACTGGATTCTCCAGTAGTGCAGGTTCCTTAACGGACCAGAGGTGCTCAAGGACGCCTAAGAACTTCGCTGAACTGTTCTTGGCTACATAATCCAGAGAAAGACACAAGGCATCATCCTTTTCaggcgttgatgagctgtgCTTCGTGAATTCCGACTCTTTATCTGACTTTGGACCCGACAGACTGAAGCTCTCCTGTATACCAAGGCAAGTGCACAGCCAAGATTTCCATGATGGATGGGACGGGCTGGGTTGTCTCGGGCCGTTGTTGGATATCTCCGTGTGCAATATGTTGGTATCAAAGTTGGCCACCAAAAAGGCGGGATCAAGGAGGCTCTCCAGGCTATACGGGTGGCTCGTTCTCATCAAATAGATGACCGCGCTCTGCGGAGATCGGAGACTCATGTCACCCGTGACAACCCGCACTTCGTGATAAGGCTGGTCATTGTCGGAATTCGAAGATTCATGAGTGAGGTACAGAAAATGGAGATAGCGCTGGACTTCTTCAAGAGACAGGGCACTGGAAGATTTGAAACTATTAAAGATCATCTGTCTGACCTGAGCCACTGTCGCCTGGGTAACTCCGAGCTTCTCATATAACGATCTCTGTTCGAATTCTCGGCTCGCCAAGTGGGAAGCAAGGCGGCAACCCAAAGCATCGGGAACACGAACGTCCCCAGCGGTGGAGAAATATACCGGTCCTGATGATACTGATGTCCAAGTACCATCTGTCAGCTGAATGAGAGGCAGGGTTCTCATCTGAGAATTTCTATCATTCACAAAAGTCCTCGAGAGACAACGAGCTAAAGCATTTTTCCAATCTAGTGAGGCATTCTTATGAATCTTCGAATCAGGGCTCTTCAGATCCGTTTCCAAGAGATCCAGGAATTGAGTATTGGTGAACGTTGCGAGGCCATATCTTTTCAGCGCAGGCGTAACAGTCGGGGGGTATTCGCGTGAAAGGAATACATCATTCATCGGGCTTTCCAACAGTGGATTACtatcgtcatcttcaaatTCCGTGCCAAGGAAGCTTAAGTGATTGATAAGACGCCATTGGCGTGATGTCCTGGATCTGAAGATAGGATTCTGAGCAATCCAGAGTCGAATAGATGTATCCAGCGTAACCCCGAATGGGTCAGAGTCGCTGCATCTTGGTGAAAGGAACATTGGCCACTGGTAGCAAAGTTTTGGGTGATCGAGGAACTGTAGAATGGCTTTGAATAATGCAGTCGCAACGTGATCGGAGAAACGCAACATCTGGGCTGATGATGGAGTGCTCGTGTTATGCCGCATATTTTGGATTTCAAAGTCGCAGTGAACGTGGAACTTGTACGCAATCAGTAAGATACCGAGGGCTTCTGGAATAAACTTTACTTACCCCGTGTGACCATGTTCGCAGTGGCACAAAGTTGAATAACTTCCTTACAATGGGTTTCTTGGTTTCAGGCTCAAAGTCGATTGTGAGAGGAAAGGCCAGTACGACAGTCGTTGCTAGATCGAGCAGTGGCTGTTCCGTGACATGGTAACGCTGCAAGTCAAATCTACTTTCGCCATATTCATCTTTGTTCATAGAGACTTGAAGTAGATGTTGGTCGacttcattcttcttccatgTGAATCCGCGATAGACCTTTTCATCTATGCCGCAGAACTCAACATTAAGAATTTTGAGCTCTttgagaaagatgagagTTGCATCGTGCAGCTCCTCGAACTGACGGTGAATGATGTTTTTCAAAGTCTCAACATCCTTTCTGTTTCCTTGGTCGTGAAGCAGTAGTGTGATGCGAGTCCCGAAGACATATGCAGATAAACTTTCACGACGCTTAGAAATGTACAAAGTTTTGTCGGTTGAGTCGAATATGTTGTAATGAAACATCAACGAGGATGATTCGGACTGCAAATGAACCTTCTTACAGGCGGCGATGATCTTTCTGAAATCGAATGTCTTGGATTGGCCTTCGCTGCCTGGCTCGCACATTCCATCCATATCTGCCTCGGGTATGCCTTGATCGTTGCATTCGATAACGATTCTCTTAGAACCCAGTAAGCGGATTGTCATTCTCGGATGCATTATCGACCTCAGGCCCTCCTTAATGAAGGTCCTGCTGTTAGTGAACCTGAGGAGCTCATGCAACAAGCTTTTCGCGCTATCGCTGATATGCTTCCCCAATCTTGGGAAGATTAGTGACTGCGATTTCTATCAGCTACCTGAGTCGACTTACTTAGTCTCGGGGTTTAAGCTTTGTGACTCTTGTTCAGCCGCcataattataaataacaATTGAAAGTTGTTGTTGCAGGATGTGGACAGATAACAAAACGGCTGTGAATGTTGAAGGATCAAAAGTTGAAAGGACACGGGCATCGGAAAAGGGAATGGTATGATGTGATTACTAAATATTCGCaagggttgttgatgaaggtcAACCAACATGCATATTCTGAGACGCTCTGCTGCAGGCCTATCACACCACCCCTGTCATTCACCCCTAGCTGAACACCGAAGCTATCTCACTTTAGGAATGACCTTACCTTCTCAAGTTCTGAATTGATCGAGCGACCGAAGACTAGCCATCGAACTTGCCAGGCCCTTGAACCTTTTCGACAACCGTCGCAGGGCCCCCCCCAACACCACATTCTCAGTGGAGTCCTAAGCAAATTAACCCAGAGCCGGCCATGGatgatgtcgttgttgtcTGTCACTTGTGCCTGAATAGAAGGAAGAACGTGACGAAGAGGTACACGTCTTCAAAGCAGCGCCTAATATACTACAGCTGGACTGCAGCCTATAAGATTGACCTCTAGGCTACGAACATAGGTAATAAATAAGAATAcagtatttctttctttaaaataagcttttatttaaaagctttGCCAGTTCCCGCGGCCCTAATCCGGTAGGTCAAGCTTCGATAACAGCTCAAATACATGTAAACGAGAATTTAGTCTCATGGTCTGTGTCACTCTGATCATGGTACTTACGAAGAGTTCTCCAGCGGCTCAGATCTTCTTATGGCGTTCTAGTTGGCTTGTCGATTGAAACCTGCTCAGCACATCCAGGCCATCGTAACTCAAGTACGAGTCCGGCTCCCTAGAGTCAGGTAAGGCATCTCATAGGCCATTCAAGTCAAATGCCCCATCTGATGGAAAGTTCGCAAGTCGAGCTGCCGCGATGAATTTTTCGTGAATCGTTCGATATCGCTGGTCCTCAGTCGCTCGGGAAATTGGATTGCAAGGAACTAGACGTTGGCTATTCAACTGCTCTTGGCTGGAAGGTCTGCCAGCTGGTGAGTGATGTCGTAGGGGCTGCTGCGGAGGACTTCCGTCGCCTCGTCGAACTTGATGGGATGTCCTGCTTTGGATCTCAATTATTTCTCCCTCAGTCTCCGAAGCCCTCTCTTCGACCTCGGAATATTGCACCGCTGATGATACAATTGAGGCATCTGTCACTGATGAATGAGTTGGAGTGAGAGCAAGGTCAGAAGTCCCTTGGCCAGGATCTGGGGTCGAATCAGATGCATCATTGTCTTCGGCCTGTTCACCACCCATCATTTCTTCGTTCAA encodes:
- a CDS encoding related to NIT3 Nitrilase — protein: MAPIYKVAVIQFEPKAIVVEENFAKAESYLRSAASKGCDIAILPEFHLTSWVPEHPEFISASKASTGYLSKYQALAKELSINIVPGTICEVHSVPDSKDEELRNMAYFLAAATGEICGSYQKKNLWHPERPHLTSSTHTPHTAFDTPLKHADGRPVRAGMVICWDLAFPEAFKALVNDGADIILIPSYWFMDDNGEEGAGLNPDSERIFLNCTLTARAFENTAAIVFCNAGGLSCVNMPILGALGRIEVGEEKMEIVDLDLDVLRVAEETYKIRMDMKSEGWHYKYNMNSGSTA
- a CDS encoding related to Zn(II)2Cys6 transcriptional activator, with amino-acid sequence MPFSCYQCRYRKLKCDRSSPGCSRCSATGTKCQYPSSRKKPVITATRPRVKELESRLVDLEYRLKATQEEGYQSFRPFEPSENQLTETGRYEQLPPQEIIEELTNVFFTEVHCDAQYIHPSRYLASLYLPPHMQPPMCLQYIIMARAALVSPPHKHLADPFYRRARYYLEADEQKGEGEYFVTLAHTQCCVLMSHFEVQNMWFSRSSMSTSKSVRLSQILGLHQLDGKNDWRRNATLPEPKDWCELEERRRTLWAVFCSDKHTSGTTGWPSLMDVNKISTLLPASDEAFQLGMEEPSTSLPQVLGGDNSLCSSFGYRIMTTHLFHECLDHTYQDHQASDLTDISNSQFWKCHRDLDTSLSTAFITLPETLRGSHTQEATNINLQLHTASICIHRVGAVQAKKHNISADVLSNTQARLVPSADAIFNIIASQPDVTAMFGKPLVTFAAYMATYVFLEDYVSAQNRTSEMKMTALMDLMITIGRENPVTASAAIQMAHELRKTGIDASAVDKVQDLMDERIAKGPLLGQQNTDEGSVLFCPFDGPSGPAPPGVPSEILRGNLSGFP